Below is a window of Enterococcus gilvus ATCC BAA-350 DNA.
GTGTGACCTGAACATTCGTGACCTGCGCAGTTTTATGTTCGGACTCTTTTCCTGCTGACTCAGAAGGCTGCTGTTCCGCAGAGCCTAGATAGCCTTCAATGTGAATCTCGTTTTCCATGAGACCGTCTCCTTACTTGAATTAACGCGCAGGCTGAACGGCTTGACCATCTTTTCCTAGGGCTTCAAATGCAAGTGTCAAAGTATGCTTGGTTTGTTCTGCTTTTGTTTTGT
It encodes the following:
- a CDS encoding LPXTG cell wall anchor domain-containing protein translates to MENEIHIEGYLGSAEQQPSESAGKESEHKTAQVTNVQVTRAYPQTGESQNHYLMFSGLCLLLLLLVVKPKRTTKS